AAAGGCAATTTTGTCTAGGTAAATTTAGAAGGTTGGAAGATAATCAACTTCAAAGATCTTcgtaataacaaaaaaatcattaaaaataatgatattttgaccaaaatctataataattaatacattttaaaagaatttgtaatttacattttaataattaacttaTTGACCAAAatctataataattaataattaacttATTTTGCAAAATCGAGAAAGTGTTATTGCAGTTGTAACCCtcaaactaatttttaaaagaatttgtaatttacattttaattaatgaatgaacttttttgagaaatatttactattaatattaattaataagggttggagttttttttatagTTGTAACAGTAACAATACAAGTCCCTTCAGAAAATCACATAATAGTGAAACTTATATCAAGAACTAACCCAAATAAAGGTAAACGTAGATGACTTCTAGACCCATTTAGCGACTAAAGCCGAAGTGGTAGAAGGGGAAATAGAAGCAAAGAGCAGGAAGGAttctcttcccagtagaatATAGGTAAGAAAGTAGCCAAAATTTGAGAAACTAATTGGAGACCACATGAAATGGCCCAGTCGTATTAGGTCATACTTGTGGAACAACCCAGCCGGAAAAAGAATTAAAGAAGATGGCATTCAATGACCAAAAGATGGAGCAACGATAAAAAACACGATTAATCTTGCTTGTCGTTTGTTTCAGTGGACAAATCGGAGATCCCACAGGAGGGCTATTGTCAAACTAGAGAGAGCTAGAGCCTCAGTCTAGCACTTGCTTCAGTTGGATTCTGGTACCTAGAAGCCGTGATTCGGTTCTTGAACATGAGCTCCCTTCAAATTGGAATACTTTAAAggtacttttaaaaaaaaaatcatttaataatatgattttaaataattattataaaaaattatataatttaatcgGCCATACAATacttaataaatacaaaattgcattaaaataataaaactatttttattttaaaacaaaaaaaattccttcTAAGACTACGAattaatcctttttttttgtacaaaaatatcaattatccagtttctttttgttctaatgaaattttattgccaacaaaataaaaattaattaatgaatAAAGTAGGGTTTTTTTAGCTCTTTACACAAGTATGACTCGAATGCCCTAGCTAGTGCAGCTGGAACCACCAGACGATGAGATTCCCGGTGCACATGGCGCTCCGTCGACAGTTCTTCAGCACATCGGTGAAAAGTGCAACATGTGAGAGGTTGCTCTCCGCTCTCTCCGAATTTTATAGGCAGAAGAATATTAATTTGTCACCAAAGCCGTCCCATAAGATCTCTCCACACGTCAAACCCGTTACTATACCAATCTCATTACGTTCCATTTTCTCCGAGTTTAGGTGGCAGAACAATCCTTCCCTGGTATCATTCCTACAGTATGCTACGTCTGTCGATGTATCCTCACTTTCCTCGCTCAGTCTTAATCCCAACTTTAAAGATACTGTGTCCTGCCATGCAGCTGTCCTCCATGTTTTGACATCACATGGAATCTCGTGTCACGTCCCTAGGATCTTCATATCCATGACAAAGATGTGCCGTTCGGTGCAAGAATCTATGTTAGTTGCTGATTTCTATAGGAGGTTTAAGTCTCAGCTTACCCCCAAATACTGCCACGCATTGTTGGATTTATTGGCAAAATATGATGTGGTCGTTGAGATGAAGAAAGTTTATACAGAAATTTTGGAGAAAGGTATGGTCTCTTCTCGGGGTACTTACACACCCAATCTCATGATTGAGTCATATTGTAAGCGTGGATATGTGGTTGAGTCGAGACAGTATCTCTGTAAGATGATTCAAGCTGGCTTGGCTCCTGATCTTGTCACGTTTACATCTTTGGTTCTTGGTCATTGTAGAAGACACCATGTGGAAGCTGCTTTTCATGTTTTCAATGAGATGGTAGATCATGGGTGTGCACAATGCTATGAGAAGCTCATATTAGAGATCTGTGAAGTTAGGAATCTTGAAATGGCGGAGAGGGTGTTGGATCAAATGCTTAAAGAAGGAATAATTCCAAGTGATAGTGTTTTTATTACCCTTGTTAACCGTTGGTGCATGCTTCAAGAGTATGGAGAAGCTGTGAAGATTGTGGAAGATATGATTCGTTGTGGTCACTTACTGCCATTTGAGTATTGCAAAACGTTGGTTTACAGGTTGTATGACGTAGGAGATAAAAGGAGAGCAGGATCACTTATAAAGAAGCTGCTTTGCTCTGGCTTTTACCATGATGAACTTGCTTGTGAAAACTGGCTTAACATAGGGCAGAGCGGCTCGTTGCTACACCTTCTCTTTTATGAGTTGCAACCATCTTCTGCTTTGTTTTTGTAACGTTGACGAAGAaactatatgttaaataattgttttcttACGAGTTTAAAATGTGAGCACTAattgagtttaaaatttttgttattgaaTTTATTTTCCACAGTTGTTGACActaaaaacaaatcacaaaaacaTCCAACATCAAGTAACTATGGTAGCCACTTGTACGCCCAacaactaagaagaagaagaagatagttgTTAGATTATTGTGTCTCAAGTCTCTAAGTTACCTTCTTGATGTTCAGACATCATTCCAAGTACTATTTAGAAACAAAACCATTTATAGACTAAAGGATCTTTTTGTGaaacaaattagaaaaaaagactaggatagcaccaaaccaagtttttgttctcaaactagcactcaaggctcaaagtcacaaaattAGTGGTACAATATTAATCTTCCTGAATACATACACATTTGTATAGCATATGAAGAGAATGAGTACAGAACATTAAACACATGAGATGAGATTCTGTAATCACCAAATTGGATGTTGAGacatgaaaatgatgatttcGAACCGTTCAAATCTTTATATATCTACACTTGTGCATGTATAAAAAACCCTTTGCAGCATATGTGCATACTGGGCCAAATCACAGTAT
The Brassica napus cultivar Da-Ae chromosome A1, Da-Ae, whole genome shotgun sequence DNA segment above includes these coding regions:
- the LOC106355705 gene encoding pentatricopeptide repeat-containing protein At5g65560, yielding MALRRQFFSTSVKSATCERLLSALSEFYRQKNINLSPKPSHKISPHVKPVTIPISLRSIFSEFRWQNNPSLVSFLQYATSVDVSSLSSLSLNPNFKDTVSCHAAVLHVLTSHGISCHVPRIFISMTKMCRSVQESMLVADFYRRFKSQLTPKYCHALLDLLAKYDVVVEMKKVYTEILEKGMVSSRGTYTPNLMIESYCKRGYVVESRQYLCKMIQAGLAPDLVTFTSLVLGHCRRHHVEAAFHVFNEMVDHGCAQCYEKLILEICEVRNLEMAERVLDQMLKEGIIPSDSVFITLVNRWCMLQEYGEAVKIVEDMIRCGHLLPFEYCKTLVYRLYDVGDKRRAGSLIKKLLCSGFYHDELACENWLNIGQSGSLLHLLFYELQPSSALFL